Within Petrotoga sibirica DSM 13575, the genomic segment AGTCACGAACAAAATAGCACCTTCTTTGACAGAAAGGGTCATTATAGCTTCTTCAACATTCTTTTTCTCAGTTAAATAATACAAGTCATCATCACTCATTTTTAAGATATCAACCTTTTTAATTATACTTTTTACAAGACTGTTGTAATTTTCTCTATTCTTTATAAGAGACAATCTAATGTTTGGATCAAAAGAAGTTACCAAATCACCAGAAACAAAATTGTCGAACAATCTAGTCAAGGTACTTGATGTAGGTTCATCTATAAGGGCTATAGAACCAAAATGAAAGACATTAAATTTTTCATAATCTAAATTCTCTATATCTTTTAATTCTAATTTAGTATCTGCAGCATTATCTCTATAAAACTCATACTCAGCCTTTCCTTGGGCATCAACCGCCGCAAAGGCCAGACTGGTTTTCAACCCTTCAACCGTAAAAGCACAATCTGTGTTCACTCCATTTTGTTTTAAGTAATCAAATAGAAATTTACCAAATTCATCTTGAGATATCTTCGTTAAAAAAGAAACATCGGCACCTAATTTTGCAACCCCCACAGCTACATTAAAAGGAGATCCTCCAGGTCGCTTCTCAAAAAGCTCACTTTCTCCAAGACCTTTGTTTAGAGATTTTGATATAAAATCAAAGAGAATTTCACCCGCACAGAGAATAGCCATACATTACCTCCTATTCACCAACTATTTTCTCAATCTTTAAATAAATTTCTTCGCTAAGTTCCCAACTTCCTGCTTCAATATTTTCCAAAACATGCATCTCATCTTTTGAACCAGCGATAACTGTCGATACTTGTTTATGATGCAACAACCAATTAATAGCCATTTGAGACAAAGGTCTTCCAATTCTATTGGATAAAATCTTTAATTTCTCGACCTTTTCTACACTTTTAACAAAAAGCTCTCTATTCTTAAATATTTCATCCATAGCTCTAGGATCGTTCTTCGGAGGTTCATAATCCTTGGAAATCTTTCCGGTCAACAATCCTTTGGCAAGAGGACTGTATGGAATGACTGTTAAATCATACTTATCAACGACTGGAAACAAATCTTTTTCAACGTCTCTAACCAATAAGTTGTAATAATTTTGAGTGGATACAATATCAACATACTTTATCAACGTTTCAATTTGTCGTGCACTAAAGTTAGACACACCAATGTATCTAGCTTTTTTGCTATCTAAAATCTGTTGTAACGCCTCTGCAGTTTCTTCAAGAGGAGTATTGGGATCGGGCCAATGAATTTGATATAAGTCTACATACTCACATTTTAGCCTTTTAAGAGAATCATCTATTTCTTTCAATACCCTTTCTTTTTTTAAATTATTCCTAATTCTTCCCCTTTGATCCCACTCTAAACCACATTTAGTAGCTATGTAAACATCTTCTCTCTTTTTCCCTTTCAAAAATTCTCCAACTATTTCTTCGGATTGACCAAAACCGTAGACAGGGGCTGTATCAAAAAAGTTAACTCCATTGTCGTAAGCTAAGTTCAATATTTTAACGCCATTTTCCTTCTCAATTGGACCCCAATTTCCACCTAATTCCCAAGCTCCGTATCCTACAACAGATACGTTCATATCTGTCTTTCCAAACTTTTTGAATATCACAAAAACCACTCCTTTTATAATTTGATTCTTAACTTCAAATACTTCCTATAACCCTTGTTATTATTATACCATATCGAAAAATTCCTTAGTTTTTTCAAATAGATTCACAAATATGATAAAATTATGTATAAACAAAAAAATTAAAGGAGTTCACCTATTTTGAAACCTAAAAGTGTTATTATAACTATAATTTTTACTACTATCACAATTTTTGCTTTTTCGGAAAAACTTAATATCATTTTAGGCGAATATTACCCAGATGTGTACATAGATAATGGTAAATTAGAAGGCTTTGTGATTGATATTCTGAACGAAATAGAAAAAAACTCAGATTTGACCTTTGAAATAACGGTAAAAAATTGGACAGATGCATACGATACCTTTTTAAATGACGAAAATTACGACTTAATAGGACTAATAGCACCAACTTCAGAAAGAAAAATGAATTTGAAATTTTATAAAACCGTTATTTTTGTTGACTCATTCATACTGACCAAGTACGATAACAATCAAACATACGAAGAACTAAAAAAATATCCGGTTGGGGTTTTAAATGGGAGTTTTTTAATAGATGTTCTAAAAAACGAAGGATTTAAAGATATTAGAGTGTACCAAACAAATGAAAACGTCATATCAGATCTGCTGAACGAAAAATTATCTTCTGCTGCTATAGAAGATGAAAGAATAGTTTCACACTATATCATAGCAAACAATTTAAAACCTAACATCCGATATGTGAAAGTATTTGAATCGACACCTCTAACCTTTGCCTCCAAAAAGGACAGTGAAAAAGAAGAAGCCTTGCAGATATTTGAAAGTACCCTCAATAATTTTCTAAAAAGCGATGGTTTTGATCTAATTAAAAATTTATGGGTTGGAATAAGTACATCTTTGAGTGTTGAACGTCAAAAAAACATCAATAGATTGCTTATTATCTTGATAATAATTTTGATTAGTTCTATTGTTACTTTGGTTATCTTTTACTCTAGAAGTAGGGAAATGGTTAACATCATAAACAAATCAAATATCAAATTAAGAAACTCTTATAAAGAAATTAGTGATCTTAGCCATAAAAATAAAGAATTGAGTGAAAAACTGGTAAAGATGTATCAAATATTTTATTCTTTCATTGAAAGTGAAGACACAAAGACGATTTTGAATAATGCTATAGAAGGTTTAGTTAAATTGATACCAGAAGCCAAAGCAGGAAGCATAGGACTTATCACCGATCACCAATGGAAAATTTACGCAGCATATGGATTCAACAAAGAAATATACAATATCACCATACCATTAGAAAAAGTCATAAAGGTAGGAAAACACGTTCAAGAAGTTCATAATTTGGATTCATATAATGAAGATCTTTCAATGGAAATTACCAATATTTTAACTACATCTAATGCAACTAATTTGGGAAGTAGCTTGCTTGTGGACTTATACAGCAAAGAAAGATTCATAGGTAACATCTCCGTAAATTCAATGGCAAATATGAAATTTTCTGATACTTCAAAAGAAGTAATGGAAATTTTCGGAAGATTAATTGAAATTTATATGGATCTTAAATTTGAGGAAAGAGAAGCTATCGAAGCCTATAATTATTCTTTAAAAAAACTTAGTGATGTGGCAGAACGTTTTGATATGGAAACTTCTGAACATATGAACAGAATAGGCCAAATAAGTTATGAAATAGCTAAGAATTTAGGTTTAGAAGAACGTTTTGCTCAAGAGATAAAAACATATGCATACTATCATGATATTGGAAAGATACTTATACCCATTGAAATTTTAAGAAAGAAAGGTTCTTTAAACGATTCTGAATGGGAAGTGATGAAAAAACATACCGAATATGGGGCAGATATAATCGGAAATGTCGAAATTTTTAAAGTTGCAAGAAACATCGCATTATATCATCAGGAAAGATACGATGGAAGTGGATATCCCTATGGCTTGAAAAGGGAAAATATTCCTATTGAGGCCAGGATAGTTGCTGTTGCAGATGTATACGATGCACTCAGAACTGAAAGACCATATAAGAAAGCTTTTTCTCATGAAGAAAGTATGAAAATATTATTAGAAGGAGATAACAAAACTTCTCCAGAACAGTTTGACCCTGAAGTATTAAAAGTATTTGTCAAAATCGCAGATAAATTTAAAAATACATATTAATAAGATTACAAAAAAGTTAAACTACCAGAAAAAACGAGCAATTTAGAGAAAAAACGAGAAAAAAGGAGATTTAGCCTTCTAATCGGAAATAATTGCTTTTAATCGACTATAATCGTCCATAATTGGATTTTTTGAATCTTGATACTTTTATTTATATGTGTTATGATACATATGAAACTTAGCACTCTTAATATTTGACTGCTAAAAGAATAAAAATAAAATATTAAAATAAAAAAGGGGGTATCATCACATGACAGTGAAACCATTAGGAAACAGGCTACTCATTAAACCCATTACCGAAGAAAGAAAGACTGAAGGTGGTATAGTACTGCCAGATTCAGCAAAAGAAAAACCTCAAAAGGCAGAAGTTAAAGAAGTAGGTAAACTCGAAGAAGATTATGATTTAAAAGCAGGAGACAAGGTGATCTTTTCTAAGTACGCAGGCACTGAAATCAAAATAGATGATGAGGATTACATCATTATCGATGTGGAAGATGTATTAGCAAAAGTAGAAGACTAAAAATAGGAGGTGTTGAGATAATATGGCAAAAATGTTGAAATTTAACGAAGATGCAAGGAGAGCTTTAGAAAGAGGCGTCAATACAGTTGCTGATGCTGTTAAAATAACTTTAGGACCTAAGGGAAGAAATGTTGTTTTAGAAAAGAGTTGGGGATCTCCAACTATCACAAATGATGGTGTTTCTATAGCTAAAGAAATTGAATTAAAAGATAAATTTGAAGCACTTGGAGCAGAGTTAGTCAAAGAGGTAGCTTCCAAAACAAATGATGTAGCCGGAGATGGAACAACTACCGCTACAGTTTTAGCACAGTCTATGATTCAAGAAGGATTGAAAAATGTTGCAGCTGGTGCTAATCCAATATTGATGAGAAACGGTATCGCTAAGGCTACAGACAAAGCTGTAGAAGAAATAAGAAAAGCCAGCAGAAAGTTATCGAGCAAAGATGACATTGCTCATGTAGCTTCTATATCTGCTAATAACGAAGAGATTGGAAATATTATAGCAGAAGCAATGGACAAAGTTGGAGAGGATGGAGTTATAACCGTTGAAGACTCTAAAACTCTCGAAACATATGTAGAATTTACCGAGGGAATGCAATTCGATAGAGGATACATATCTCCATATTTTGTTACAAACACAGAAAAAATGGAAGCAGAAATGAAGGAACCTTATATCTTAATTACAGATAAAAAAATTTCTGCTGTAAAATCAATAGTTCCAATTTTAGAAAAAGTTGCTCAATCTGGAAAACCTTTAGTAATAATTTCAGAAGATGTAGAGGGAGAAGCTCTTTCAACATTAGTTCTTAATAAATTAAGAGGAACCTTGGAATCTGTAGCAGTTAAAGCTCCTGGTTTTGGAGACAGAAGAAAAGAAATGTTGAGAGACATTGCAATTTTAACTGGAGGTACGGTAATATCTGAAGAGGTTGGTCTTACCTTAGAAGATATTTCCATTAACGATCTTGGACAAGCCGATTTAGTAAGAGTCGCAAAAGAAGATACAATCATTGTTGGAGGAAAAGGTGAACCTACAGCAATAAAAGAGAGAATCGCACAAATAAAAGCTCAAATTGAAAATACAACTTCCGATTACGAGAAAGAGACATTACAAGAGAGATTGGCAAAATTATCTGGTGGGGTTGCAGTAATTAAAGCTGGTGCAGCCACAGAGACTGAGTTGAAGGAAAAGAAACATAGAATTGAAGATGCTTTATCTGCAACAAGAGCAGCTGTAGAAGAAGGAATTGTAGCTGGTGGAGGAGTAACATTACTCAGAGCAAAGAAAACCGTTGAGGAATTTGCAAACACCTTGTCAGGAGATGAAAAAATAGGTGCACAATTAGTAGCAAAATCTTTAGATGCTCCTGTAAAACAGATAATAAGAAATGCTGGTTTAGAACCTGCTATAATTATTGAAAAAATAGTTGAAAAAGACGATCCAAAATATGGATTTGATGTTCTAAAAGAAAAATACATAGACATGTTCGAGGCTGGAATAATCGATCCAACCAAAGTTACAAGAAGTGCACTTCAAAATGCTGCATCGATTGCTTCCATGCTTCTAACAACAGAAGTTTTAGTAGCAGAAGAGCCAAAAGAAGACAAAGGTCCAGAAATGCCTCAAACACCAGATATGTACTAAATTATCGATAATAATAACGTACGTGCCATGGAATATGGCACGTTTTTTTATAGTATAATTAAATAGTATGTTTAACTAACAAATAACGAGGTGAAAGATTTGGCGGTAGTTTCCATAATATCAGGTTTAATTAGTATGGTGATATCTATAAAATTAATAAAAAAAGTTCATTGGGCTATTCTTATTGCAACAATAGTAACCGCACTAGTCTCATTGAATTTAAATTATATTGGTAGTAGTTTTCTCCAGACTCTCTCCCAAAGTGATTTTTACGAAGTAATTATTGTTATCTTTGGAATATATCTACTATCAGATACTATGAAGGCAAGTGGGAATTCACAAAAGTTTGCCAAAAATATAGAGGCATTATTCAATTCAAGACAGGCAGTAGGATTGATGCCTATGCTGTTGGGATTACTACCCATGCCTGGTGGGGCAATGTTCACCGCACCGATGGTTAAAGATATTGCGAATGAGAGCAACATTAATATGGTGGAAGCTACTGCAATGAACTATTGGTTCAGGCACAGTATGGAGTTCTTTTGGATACTGTATCCTGCATTAATTTTAGAGAGCGCTCTTACCGGGATCGGTTTAACAAAGTTATTGCTAATACAGCTTCCCATTGGATTATTTGCGATTATTGGGGGTTGGTTATATTTCAGAATAGGTAAAATTAGTCTTAAAAGAGATAAAGAATTATGGAAAGAACTTTTTGAATCTATACTCCCCATAATAATCATAATCGTTGGAGTAATTGCTTCTTTACCAGGTTGGATAGTTGTTTTAACGGTATCTTTAATATATACTTTTTATCACAAAAATTACAAGGATTTACTAAATATTAGATGGGAAACAGTACTGTTGCTACTTTTTGTTTTCTGGTACAAAAATTTAGTAACTGTGTCAAATTTATCTAACGATTTTGTAGAAAATCTAACTATGTGGGGGGTAAGTCCTTGGTGGATAATCATGATCTCACCAATTATTATAGGATTGATAACTGGGATAACTCAGGCCGGTTTTGCGGTTACAATGCCTATAGCTTTGTCATTCGTTGAAGCGGGATTTATTTCTTTGGTACCAGTTGCGATAACTACATATTTTTTCTCGGTATTAGGGGTTCTTCTATCACCTGTACATCTCTGTCTTTTACTTACATCCAGATATTTTGAAGTTGATATGTTTAGCGTTATAAAAAAAATTGCTGTTCCAGTTTTTTGTGCTATAATGGGTTATATCGTAGTTATGATATTTTTCATCTTCTGATCAAAAGGCAGGTTGAATTCATATGAGAAAACGTTTTATACTTTTCTTAGTATTGATTCTTGTTTTTTCAAGTATAATTATCGCTGAAGATACAGTAACTACACAGAGCACCTCCACAACTAAGTTTACTCTCAATTTAGATGATTTAAGCAGAAACTTTGTTCAATATAGTACTAATTCTTATTTAGATATAATTTCTAATTTTTTAACTAAATATGATTATTACTTTCTTGTTGCAACACCTGTGGTGGGATACACAGTTGGTTATCTTACAAATGATTACAAACTAAAAAAGGTATCTGAAGATGCTATTATATCTTCCGCTATTAGCGGTGGAATAGCCTTGCTAACAAAAATTGTCGTTGGCAGAGAAAGGCCTTATGCAGAAGAAGGTTCACTTTCATTCAATCCTTTTGCTCCCCTTACACAGGGGGCTACTTATACTTCTTTCCCTTCCGGACATTCAACAATAGCCTGGTCGGTATATACTCCATATGCGAAAGAGTATAGCTGGTGGATATATATTATACCAACAACTATATCTTTTTCTCGCATCTATGAAGATGTACATTGGCTCTCGGACGTTGTAACTGGTTCTTTTCTTGGGTATTATACTGCCTCGTACGTCTATTATTTTTAAATTAATTAGTTTTGTTTTTTAGATAATCTTGATATTTCTTCCAATCATTCAAAAATCTTTCAAGACCTATATCTGTCATGGGATGCTTAAACATTTTCTCAAGTACTTCAAAGGGCATTGTAACAACGTCTGCTCCAATTAACCCTGCTTCTAAAACATGCTGAGGGTGTCTTACGCTAGCCACGATAATTTTTGTTTCATATCCATAATTACTGAAGATAACTTCAATTTCTTCTACAATATCCATTCCGGTGTTTCCTATGTCATCCATTCTACCGATGAAAGGGCTCACGTATGTAGCTCCAGCTTTGGCTGCAAGAAGTGCTTGTAAAGGGCTAAAAACTAAGGTTGCGTTGGTCTTAATACCCTCCTTAGATAAAGTTTTAATTGCCCTAATTCCGTCTGGAATCAAAGGTATTTTAACCACCACAAATTCACTTAAATCTGCTATTTCTCTGGCTTCTTTTACCATTCCTTCATAATCTGTAGATACCACTTCTGCACTTACTGGCCCTTTTACCGTTTCACAAATTTCTTTGATTCTTTCTTCAAATACTGCATTTTCTTTTGAAACCAACGTAGGATTTGTTGTGACTCCATCAACTATTCCCCAAGCAACACCTTTTCTAATTTCTTCTATATTTGCGGTGTCTAAAAAGATCTCCATTCTTAAAATTCCCTCCCTACTTTGATTTTTGTCATAACAATTATAGCATAATCAATTCTTCAATTTCTTTAAGAATATTTTATTACCTATTTTAACGAATAAACCTTCTTTTTGCATCTGTGAAAAAACCCTCGATAAAGAAGGCCTTGTTACACCAAATAAATTAGCTAACTCTTCTAAAGTTAGAGGTATAGTTAACTCGTTGGATTTATTTTGTTGGTTGTAAAGGTTTAAAAGATACATTGTAATCTTTTCTCTGATTGTATGAAAAGAATTCATTCGTAATTTTGTAGTTACGAACTGGAACTTTTCTCCTATATCTTCAAGAAAAGAGATTAAAAAAGCGTTGTTAACTTGGAAAGCTCTTACCAGATATTCTTTTTCAATATAGAGCATATCAGCATCTTTAACTGCTAAAACATTCACAGGTAGAATATTATCTTTTGAAAATAATAAAGCCGAGGCTAAAACATCTGGAGATTTTATCCTTTCTACTTCTAAAATTTTTCCATTAAAATCAATCATTTCTGCGATAACTTCTCCTTTGATTAAAATCATCAATTTATCCACTTTTTCTCCTGAAGAACTAATAAATGATCCTTTAGGAAATTGTTTAATTGAATATTGAATATTACCGAAAATTTTCATCAATTCGGCTTTTGAAAAATTTTTAAATATCTTTAAGTTGCTTATCATATCGATATAGTTATCCACGATTTAATCACCTCTAAATTCAAAAAAAGCAAAGTACGTAACATTTGTTACTAACAAATCACTTTAATTTGATTATACTTAAAATGAAAAGGAATTCAAAATCCTTTAAATAAAGAAAAATTTAAGTGTTAAAACAAATAAAATCAAAGATTGGAGGAATGAACGAATGGAGATGTTTTGTTATCAATGTCAGGAGACTCTAAGAAATGAGGGTTGTGTGGCTCAAGGTGTATGTGGAAAAAGTCCAGAAACGTCAAATTTACAAGATCTATTGATTTACGTACTAAAAGGGATTTCCTATTGGTCTAATAAAGCAAGAGAATTGAACGTAGAAGATGAAAGTGTTGACTTTTTTGTGGCAGAAGGCTTATTCGTAACGATAACGAATGTTAATTTTGATGAAGAAAGGATAGTTGAATACATTGATGAAGCACTTGATAAAAGAAGAATTATAGAAAATAAATTCAAAGAAGCTTATGTAAGAAAATACAACGAAAAATTTCAGGAAACAGTACCAGATGCTGCAGAATGGAATCCAAAAGATAACAATAAATACGAATACTTGAATAAAGCTATTGAAGTAGGAGTTTTATCAGAACCAAACGAAGATATAAGATCGCTAAAGAACTTTCTTGTAATTGGTTTAAAGGGAGTGGCAGCTTACACCGATCATGCCTATGTTTTAAAACACTTCAACGAAGACATACTTGCATTTATCGAAAAGGCTTTGGCTGAAACCTTACGTGAAGATATTACCGTTGATGAATTAATAAATTTAGTGCTGAAAGTAGGCGAATATGGGGTAAACGCTATGGCTTTACTAGATGAAGCAAATACTTCTACCTTTGGAAATCCTGAAATTACCCAAGTTTACACAGGGACATACGAAACACCTGCTATTTTAGTTAGTGGACACGATCTTCTAGATCTGTATGAAATTTTAGAACAAACTAAAGATAAAGGAATAAAAGTATATACACATGGAGAAATGTTACCAGCAAACGCTTATCCAGGATTAAAAAAATATGACCATTTAGCTGGTAACTTTGGAGGTTCTTGGTGGAAACAACAGCAAGAGTTTGAAGAATTTGGTGGAGTTATAGTGATGACAACGAATTGTATCCAAAAACCAAGGAATTCTTACAAAGACAGAATTTTTACAACCGGACTTGTGGGATGGCCTGATATTCAACATATACCAAATAGAAAAAAGAATGGACAAAAAGATTTTTCTCCTGTAATAAAAAAGGCACTCGAAATTGGCCCCATCAAAAAAAGAGAAGGGAAAAATATAACCATTGGTTTTGCTCATGAACAGACCACCAAAGTTGCTGATAAAATTGTCGAGGCAGTGAAATCTGGTAAAATAACCAAATTTTACGTCATGGGTGGTTGTGATGGAAGGAACAAAGACCGTGAATATTACACTAATTTTGCCAAAGATCTTCCACAAAGCACAGTTATTTTAACTGCAGGATGCGCAAAGTACAGGTATAATATGCTCGATTTAGGAGATATTGATGGAATACCAAGGGTTATAGATGCAGGCCAATGTAACGATTCGTACTCATTAGTTTTAACAGCCTTAAAATTGAAAGAAGCATTCGGTTTAAAGGATATAAACGAACTACCTATCGAATACAACATAGCTTGGTATGAACAAAAAGCCGTAGCTGTCTTGTTGGCATTGTTGTATATGGGAGTAAAAGGAATAAGATTAGGTCCAACACTACCGGCTTTCCTATCACCCAACGTTTTGGAGACGGTTGCAAAAACTTTCGATATAAAAACTATATGAATAATTTTTTCTTATAAAAGGCGTTCAAACTTTGGCGCCTTTCTTTTTTTTAAAGCGGGTTCAATTACCCACACAAATACAAATCCAAAAGGAATAAATATGATATAATAAGAAAGGAAGGATTGCTAACTTTTTATAGGAGGGATAGAAGTGAATTTAAGTAATGCTCAATACTTAGAGATTTTAAACCATTCTCTTTCATCAGGGGGAGAGTATTCAGAAATCTTCTATGAAGATTTTTACGGTACCTCAATTGTTTACGATAACGGTAAAATTGAAAAAATCAATTTTTCAAGTAGAAAAGGTGCAAGTATAAGAGTTGTATCGGCAGAAGAAACGATTTTTGCTCATACTAACGATCCCACGCATGAGAATCTTATGAATCTTGCCGAGACTTTGAGAAAAAGCGCAAGCGAAAGGTTTGGTTCTAATAATATTGTAAAGGTTGAAGAATTGAAAGAAGTTGAAAAAAGGGATTTTGCACCTTTTGAAATACCTTTTGACAATGTAGCGGTAGAACAAAAAGTTGAAAAGGTTCTCCATGGAGTAGAATTGCTTAAAAATGCTGATAAACGCATCAAACAGATCACCGTTTCCTATGCGGATAGTAGTCGAAAGGTAAAAATAGTGAATTCAGAAGGAAAAATAGTTGAGGATATCAGAAATTATCCACGTTATGCTGCTATAATATTTGCACAAGACGAAAAAGGGAATTTGTTTAGAGGTTATTCTTCCGATGGAGCAAACATGGGATTTGAATTTTTTACAGATGAGATGATCGAAAAAGTAACAAAAGATGCCGTCAGGCAAGTAGTTTCACAAATAGAAGGAGTGGATGCCCCTGCGGGAGAATTCACCGTTGTTTTATCCTCAGAAGCTGGAGGAACCATGATACACGAAGCATGTGGACATGGTATGGAAGCAGACTTGGTACTTTCTGGTTCTGTGTACAGAGAAAAAGTTGGAAAGAAAATTGCTTCTCAAAAGATTACCGTTGTAGACGATGGAACAGATAAAAACAAAAGAGGGACACTTAATTACGATGATGAAGGAACTCCTACCCAGAGAACCGTTTTAATCGAAAACGGGGTATTAAAAGGATACATGCACTCAAAAGTAACTGCCAAAAAATTTGGTGTTGAAACCACAGGTAACGGTAGAAGGGAATCTTATATGGTTCTACCCATCGTTAGGATGCGAAACACGATGATCTTACCAGGAGAAGATGATCCGCAAGATATAATTAAATCTGTAAAATACGGTATATTTGTAAGAAAGATGGGTGGGGGACAGGTTGATGTTATAAGTGGTGATTTCCAATTCGGTGTTGATGAAGGTTATATTATAGAAAATGGTGAAATAAAACAATCAATTCGTGGAGCCAGCTTAGTTGGCAATGGATTAAAAGTTTTAGAAAGTATAGATATGGTTGGTAACGATTTGGGATATGGTGTTGGAACCTGTGGTAAAGATGGTCAAGGGGCCCCGGTTTCTGATGCTCAGCCTACTATAAGAATACCGAAGTTAATAGTTGGAGGAATAGTAAAAGGGGGTAACAATTAATGACTAATGTAAAATCTGTTATAGAAAAATCCATGAAAGAAATAAAAAATAAAGGTTTTAAAGGACAGATAAATGTGTTTTCCACTGAAAGTAAGAACGCTTCTTTTAGTAATGGAAAGTTAGAACAGTTAACCGAGGGAGAAAAAGGGGCAGTAGGTATA encodes:
- the fsa gene encoding fructose-6-phosphate aldolase — its product is MEIFLDTANIEEIRKGVAWGIVDGVTTNPTLVSKENAVFEERIKEICETVKGPVSAEVVSTDYEGMVKEAREIADLSEFVVVKIPLIPDGIRAIKTLSKEGIKTNATLVFSPLQALLAAKAGATYVSPFIGRMDDIGNTGMDIVEEIEVIFSNYGYETKIIVASVRHPQHVLEAGLIGADVVTMPFEVLEKMFKHPMTDIGLERFLNDWKKYQDYLKNKTN
- the hcp gene encoding hydroxylamine reductase, giving the protein MEMFCYQCQETLRNEGCVAQGVCGKSPETSNLQDLLIYVLKGISYWSNKARELNVEDESVDFFVAEGLFVTITNVNFDEERIVEYIDEALDKRRIIENKFKEAYVRKYNEKFQETVPDAAEWNPKDNNKYEYLNKAIEVGVLSEPNEDIRSLKNFLVIGLKGVAAYTDHAYVLKHFNEDILAFIEKALAETLREDITVDELINLVLKVGEYGVNAMALLDEANTSTFGNPEITQVYTGTYETPAILVSGHDLLDLYEILEQTKDKGIKVYTHGEMLPANAYPGLKKYDHLAGNFGGSWWKQQQEFEEFGGVIVMTTNCIQKPRNSYKDRIFTTGLVGWPDIQHIPNRKKNGQKDFSPVIKKALEIGPIKKREGKNITIGFAHEQTTKVADKIVEAVKSGKITKFYVMGGCDGRNKDREYYTNFAKDLPQSTVILTAGCAKYRYNMLDLGDIDGIPRVIDAGQCNDSYSLVLTALKLKEAFGLKDINELPIEYNIAWYEQKAVAVLLALLYMGVKGIRLGPTLPAFLSPNVLETVAKTFDIKTI
- a CDS encoding TldD/PmbA family protein encodes the protein MNLSNAQYLEILNHSLSSGGEYSEIFYEDFYGTSIVYDNGKIEKINFSSRKGASIRVVSAEETIFAHTNDPTHENLMNLAETLRKSASERFGSNNIVKVEELKEVEKRDFAPFEIPFDNVAVEQKVEKVLHGVELLKNADKRIKQITVSYADSSRKVKIVNSEGKIVEDIRNYPRYAAIIFAQDEKGNLFRGYSSDGANMGFEFFTDEMIEKVTKDAVRQVVSQIEGVDAPAGEFTVVLSSEAGGTMIHEACGHGMEADLVLSGSVYREKVGKKIASQKITVVDDGTDKNKRGTLNYDDEGTPTQRTVLIENGVLKGYMHSKVTAKKFGVETTGNGRRESYMVLPIVRMRNTMILPGEDDPQDIIKSVKYGIFVRKMGGGQVDVISGDFQFGVDEGYIIENGEIKQSIRGASLVGNGLKVLESIDMVGNDLGYGVGTCGKDGQGAPVSDAQPTIRIPKLIVGGIVKGGNN
- a CDS encoding Crp/Fnr family transcriptional regulator, whose translation is MDNYIDMISNLKIFKNFSKAELMKIFGNIQYSIKQFPKGSFISSSGEKVDKLMILIKGEVIAEMIDFNGKILEVERIKSPDVLASALLFSKDNILPVNVLAVKDADMLYIEKEYLVRAFQVNNAFLISFLEDIGEKFQFVTTKLRMNSFHTIREKITMYLLNLYNQQNKSNELTIPLTLEELANLFGVTRPSLSRVFSQMQKEGLFVKIGNKIFLKKLKN